Proteins encoded within one genomic window of Equus przewalskii isolate Varuska chromosome 3, EquPr2, whole genome shotgun sequence:
- the CCNI gene encoding cyclin-I isoform X1, with translation MKFPGPLENQRLSFLLEKAISREAQMWKVNLPKMPTNQNVSPSQRDEVIQWLAKLKYQFNLYPETFALASTLVDRFLATVKAHPKYLSCIAISCFFLAAKTVEEDERIPVLKVLARDSFCGCSSSEILRMERIILDKLNWDLHTATPLDFLHIFHAIAVSARPQLLFSLPKLSPSQHLSVLTKQLLHCMACNQLLQFKGSMLALAMVSLEMEKLIPDWLPLTIELLQKAQMESSQLIHCRELVAHHLSTLQSSLPLNSVYVYRPLKHTLVTCDKGVFRLHPSSVPGPDFSKDNSKPEVPVRGTAAFYHHLPAAGGCKHTSAKRKVEEMEVDDFYDGIKRLYNEDNASENVGSVCGTDLSRQEGHPSPCPPLQPVSVM, from the exons AACGTTTCTCCAtcccagagagatgaagtgattCAGTGGCTGGCCAAACTCAAGTACCAATTCAACCTTTACCCAGAAACATTTGCTCTGGCCAGCACTCTTGTGGACAGGTTTTTAGCTACtgtaaag GCCCACCCAAAATACTTGAGTTGTATTGCAATCAGCTGTTTTTTCTTAGCTGCCAAGACTGTTGAGGAGGATGag AGAATTCCAGTACTGAAGGTGTTGGCAAGAGACAGTTTCTGTGGATGTTCTTCATCCGAAATTCTGAGGATGGAGAGAATTATTCTGGATAAGTTGAACTGGGATCTTCACACAGCCACACCATTGGATTTTCTTCACATT tttcatgcCATTGCAGTGTCAGCTAGGCCTCAGTTACTTTTCAGTTTGCCCAAACTGAGCCCATCTCAACATTTGTCAGTCCTTACCAAGCAACTACTTCATTGTATGGCCTGCAACCAACTTCTGCAATTCAAAGGATCCATGCTTGCTCTGGCCATGGTTAGTTTGGAAATGGAGAAACTCATTCCTGATTGGCTTCCTCTTACAATTGAACTGCTTCAGAAAGCACAG ATGGAGAGCTCCCAGCTGATCCACTGTCGGGAGCTTGTGGCACATCACCTCTCTACTCTGCAGTCTTCCCTGCCTCTAAATTCCGTTTATGTCTACCGTCCCCTCAAGCACACCCTGGTGACCTGTGACAAAGGAGTGTTCAGATTACATCCCTCCTCTGTCCCAGGCCCAGATTTCTCCAAGGACAACAGCAAACCAGAAGTGCCAGTCAGAGGTACAGCAGCCTTCTACCATCATCTCCCAGCTGCTGGTGGGTGCAAGCATACCTCTGCTAAACGCAAAGTAGAGGAAATGGAAGTGGATGACTTCTACGATGGAATCAAACGGCTCTATAATGAAGATAATGCTTCTGAAAATGTGGGGTCTGTGTGTGGCACTGATTTATCAAGGCAAGAGGGACATCCTTCCCCTTGTCCACCTTTGCAGCCTGTTTCTGTCATGTAG